In Oceanithermus desulfurans, a single window of DNA contains:
- a CDS encoding heavy metal-responsive transcriptional regulator, whose protein sequence is MLRIGELARVAGVSADTLRFYERRGLLAPAARSEGGYRLYDEAALTRLAFIQRAKALGFTLAEIAGVLGVMEGGQPPCAHVRALLEGKLADLERQMELLAEMRRDLSERLAWARAHPDPACDGRDSCVYLEPLP, encoded by the coding sequence ATGCTTCGCATCGGCGAACTGGCGCGCGTTGCGGGGGTGTCGGCGGACACGCTGCGCTTCTACGAACGCCGCGGGCTGCTCGCGCCCGCGGCGCGCTCGGAAGGGGGCTACCGTCTTTACGACGAGGCCGCGCTCACGCGCCTGGCCTTCATCCAGCGGGCCAAGGCGCTGGGGTTCACCCTGGCCGAGATCGCCGGCGTGCTGGGGGTGATGGAAGGGGGGCAGCCCCCCTGCGCCCACGTGCGTGCTCTGCTCGAGGGGAAGCTGGCCGACCTGGAGCGGCAGATGGAGCTTCTCGCCGAGATGCGGCGCGACCTCTCCGAGCGCCTGGCCTGGGCCCGCGCCCACCCCGACCCCGCCTGCGACGGCCGCGACAGCTGCGTCTACCTCGAGCCCCTGCCCTAG
- the merA gene encoding mercury(II) reductase: MVQLKLSGLTCEGCAQTVDRALSGVPGVERVAVYYPEGVAEVEGEASLEALVRAVREAGYGAEPLDPERPGAVPKPMVGEKGSYDLVVIGSGSAGVAAALEAAGRGARVLVVEGGTLGGTCVNVGCVPSKTLLRAGEAAQRARHAGFPGVEARGAKVDFAEVARARDGLVGELRERKYREVLEAAGVAIKQGRARFTAPDRLEVDGEPLAARAYLVATGAEPVLPPIPGLERGRVWTYLDATTTRERPESLVVIGAGPVGLELAQAFRRLGSRVVVLEAQDRILPAEDEELAALLRGYLEEEGLQIVTGARVERIEGREVRTIGGVYEGERVLVATGRRARTRGLGLEDAGVELDTAGFVRVNDALRTSNPRVLAAGDVAGLPQFVYIAAQSGRVAAQNALGASATLDLTAVPRVTFTDPALAAVGLGEAEARARHGEDVRAATLDLADLPRALAAFDTRGRFKIVVDAGGRVLGLHVVAPEAGDVIAEGALVVRLGLGYRELIETFHPYLTLAEGVRLVAQALDQDVHRLSCCA, from the coding sequence ATGGTCCAGCTGAAACTGAGCGGTTTGACCTGCGAGGGCTGCGCCCAGACGGTGGACCGGGCGCTCTCTGGGGTGCCGGGCGTGGAGCGGGTTGCGGTCTACTACCCCGAAGGCGTGGCCGAGGTGGAAGGCGAAGCTTCCCTCGAAGCGCTCGTGCGGGCGGTGCGAGAGGCCGGCTACGGGGCCGAGCCCCTCGACCCGGAGCGGCCCGGGGCCGTCCCCAAGCCGATGGTGGGCGAGAAAGGGAGCTACGATCTGGTGGTGATCGGCAGCGGCTCCGCCGGCGTGGCCGCGGCGCTCGAAGCCGCCGGCCGCGGGGCGCGGGTGCTGGTGGTGGAGGGCGGAACCCTCGGGGGAACCTGCGTCAACGTCGGCTGCGTTCCCTCGAAGACGTTGCTCAGGGCGGGCGAGGCCGCGCAGCGGGCCCGCCATGCGGGTTTTCCCGGCGTCGAAGCCCGGGGGGCGAAGGTGGACTTCGCGGAGGTGGCCCGCGCCCGCGACGGGCTGGTGGGCGAGCTGCGCGAGCGTAAGTACCGCGAGGTGCTCGAGGCCGCGGGGGTGGCCATCAAACAGGGGCGCGCCCGCTTCACCGCGCCCGACCGCCTGGAGGTGGACGGGGAGCCGCTCGCCGCCCGCGCCTACCTGGTGGCCACCGGGGCGGAGCCGGTTCTTCCCCCCATTCCCGGGCTGGAGAGGGGCCGGGTCTGGACCTATCTGGACGCCACCACCACCCGCGAACGGCCCGAGAGCCTCGTCGTCATCGGGGCCGGTCCGGTCGGGCTCGAGCTGGCCCAGGCCTTCCGGCGGCTGGGGAGCCGGGTCGTCGTCCTCGAAGCCCAGGACCGCATCCTGCCGGCCGAGGACGAGGAACTCGCCGCCCTGCTGCGGGGCTACCTGGAAGAGGAAGGCCTGCAAATCGTCACCGGTGCCCGGGTGGAGCGAATCGAAGGGCGCGAGGTTCGCACGATCGGAGGGGTGTACGAGGGCGAGCGGGTGCTCGTGGCCACCGGTCGTCGCGCGCGCACCCGGGGGCTGGGCCTCGAAGACGCCGGCGTCGAGCTGGACACCGCCGGCTTCGTTCGCGTGAACGATGCCCTTCGCACCTCCAACCCGCGCGTCCTGGCCGCGGGCGACGTGGCGGGGCTGCCCCAGTTCGTCTACATCGCGGCCCAGTCGGGGCGGGTGGCGGCGCAAAACGCCCTTGGAGCGAGCGCCACCCTCGACCTCACCGCCGTTCCCCGCGTCACCTTCACCGATCCGGCGCTTGCCGCCGTGGGCCTCGGCGAGGCCGAGGCGCGGGCGCGCCACGGCGAGGACGTGCGCGCCGCGACCCTCGACCTGGCCGACCTGCCGCGGGCACTGGCCGCCTTCGACACCCGCGGGCGCTTCAAGATCGTCGTCGACGCGGGGGGTCGGGTGCTGGGGTTGCACGTCGTGGCACCGGAGGCGGGCGACGTGATCGCCGAGGGGGCACTGGTCGTGCGCCTGGGCCTCGGCTACCGCGAGCTGATCGAGACCTTCCACCCCTACCTGACCCTGGCCGAGGGGGTGCGCCTCGTGGCCCAGGCGCTGGACCAGGACGTGCACCGGCTCTCGTGCTGCGCCTAG
- a CDS encoding cytochrome c biogenesis CcdA family protein, with translation MELVSYAFTAGALATLNPCGFALLPAALGRFLANRRRGGGAGLAVGLLMGLGVFATFAAVGALIALIGTAVGAYLPYVNLLLALVLIALGLRSLLGRPPSLAVLGPEGREGSLAEFLLFGVAYGLASLGCTLPVFLAVAGLALSRGPGGLAVLLAYGLGMAGVLAAVGWVVGMGKVGALRWLRMAGRGFTRLGGALLLLAGSYLLGFQLDFLLGLRQLTWGLPLAAGLVTWLVWGWRAARPA, from the coding sequence ATGGAGCTTGTGAGCTACGCTTTTACTGCGGGAGCGCTGGCGACGCTGAACCCCTGCGGCTTCGCGTTGCTGCCGGCGGCGCTGGGACGGTTCCTGGCGAACCGGCGCCGGGGAGGAGGTGCGGGGCTGGCCGTGGGGCTGCTCATGGGCCTGGGGGTCTTCGCCACCTTCGCTGCGGTGGGCGCCCTGATCGCCCTGATTGGCACTGCGGTGGGCGCCTACCTGCCCTACGTCAACCTGTTGCTGGCGCTCGTCCTGATCGCCCTGGGGCTTCGCAGCCTGCTGGGGCGCCCGCCCTCGCTGGCGGTCCTGGGTCCTGAGGGCCGCGAAGGGAGCCTGGCGGAGTTCCTGCTCTTCGGTGTGGCCTACGGCCTCGCCAGCCTGGGGTGCACCCTGCCGGTCTTTCTGGCGGTGGCGGGGCTGGCCCTGTCGCGCGGTCCTGGGGGGCTCGCCGTGCTCCTGGCCTACGGCTTGGGCATGGCCGGCGTTCTGGCGGCGGTGGGCTGGGTCGTGGGGATGGGCAAGGTGGGGGCCCTGCGCTGGCTCCGCATGGCGGGGCGCGGTTTTACCCGGCTGGGGGGTGCGCTGCTGCTCCTCGCCGGGTCCTACCTGCTGGGTTTCCAGCTCGATTTCCTACTCGGGTTGCGGCAGCTGACGTGGGGCCTGCCGCTGGCCGCGGGGCTCGTGACCTGGCTCGTGTGGGGCTGGCGCGCTGCGCGTCCGGCCTAG
- a CDS encoding PD40 domain-containing protein → MKRLVLLGWMLAVALGAGWGQVTSERVRVLYPGPGLAAYAEQLAREAEAALDVLEPLFGAREGPVVLRINEAADFFNAYATTLPRRTVELLAPVPAGAIVDLRSPSVTYLLLVHELTHTRQLSFHERPDGQPPLRLGLVTERSAPMPPAWFVEGLATFMESRFTPGGRLDWAFTQGLINALLEEGRFPDLAEMSLYTYDDWPRGLTRYLLGVRFVHDLIERRGWDAVLNALRVYNTGLVAPPSFAEAWERANGRPLEAEWRDWVERERRRAAAYAEAAQPRGDRVARGRDPVLSPDGRRLAFVRRSGVWVAARDGSGARRLARVQPQRLWWTDADTLIYSRYFREGDGVASDVFALDATTGRETRLTRGRHARLAAPAPDGCVYFVRDRAGEAAVLQRWCGGRPEEVWRAPEGEHPVGLALSPGGRVALAVAHGGRVDLALLESGRLRYLAAGRLDIEPPARPPDPCAGAGAELGTGYRRDRYQHLQPTWDGEGALLFLGDEGGVFDLYRLELGDGRVTRLSAALGGVVGAAAQQGAYLAAELDGRGYGIYPLAPLDEPVGPAAPDAGPGGGGPCSATMPADWRPPERPLERAPYRPWSSLKPYGWLPTGLAPAPNPPYLGLELSLYGLDDTGVYGYRAALGYDPALAGSPYGAYAYLEAGAGAGVDLAGRTAPLGFTIRGGAWPSRGEVVFGVMPGLASRGYWDRWNWWARLEAGPVWSAASGWRLSYGGSLRAGREGRDPWGYLTGGGYGGVYGGPGSAWGLAGAAWKWGGGNLALEARLAGGAGTPLPLGPGVVGDAVALEARLRYWTRPRWRTGDGWLALERLTFAPAAHGRYDPAAGALGYGADLGVYADAVLFYALPLPLGLRGGWDGGWWWRLELGPW, encoded by the coding sequence ATGAAAAGGCTGGTGTTGCTGGGCTGGATGCTGGCCGTCGCGCTGGGAGCCGGGTGGGGGCAGGTGACGAGCGAACGGGTGCGGGTGCTCTACCCCGGGCCCGGGCTGGCCGCCTACGCCGAGCAGCTGGCGCGCGAAGCGGAGGCCGCGCTCGACGTGCTGGAGCCGCTCTTCGGGGCGCGCGAGGGGCCGGTGGTGCTGCGCATCAACGAGGCCGCCGACTTCTTCAACGCCTACGCCACCACCCTGCCGCGGCGTACGGTAGAGCTCCTCGCCCCGGTACCCGCCGGCGCGATCGTCGACCTGCGCAGCCCCAGCGTGACCTACCTGCTGCTGGTGCACGAGCTGACCCACACCCGCCAGCTCAGCTTCCACGAACGGCCGGACGGCCAGCCGCCGCTGCGGCTGGGGCTGGTGACCGAGCGCTCGGCGCCGATGCCGCCGGCGTGGTTCGTGGAGGGGCTGGCCACCTTCATGGAGTCGCGCTTCACCCCGGGCGGGCGGCTCGACTGGGCCTTCACCCAGGGGCTGATCAACGCGCTGCTCGAGGAGGGCCGTTTTCCCGATCTGGCCGAGATGAGCCTTTACACCTATGACGACTGGCCCCGGGGGCTGACCCGCTACCTGCTCGGGGTGCGTTTCGTGCACGACCTGATCGAGCGGCGCGGCTGGGACGCGGTGCTGAACGCTCTGCGGGTGTACAACACCGGCCTGGTGGCGCCGCCTTCGTTCGCCGAGGCCTGGGAGCGGGCGAACGGCCGCCCGCTCGAGGCCGAGTGGCGCGACTGGGTGGAGCGTGAACGCCGCCGCGCCGCGGCCTACGCCGAGGCGGCGCAGCCGCGCGGCGACCGCGTCGCGCGCGGCCGCGACCCGGTCCTGAGCCCGGACGGCCGCCGGCTCGCTTTCGTGCGGCGAAGCGGCGTGTGGGTGGCCGCACGCGACGGCTCCGGGGCGCGGCGGCTGGCCCGGGTCCAGCCGCAACGGCTCTGGTGGACCGACGCGGACACCCTGATCTACAGCCGCTACTTCCGTGAGGGCGACGGGGTGGCCAGCGACGTCTTCGCTCTCGACGCGACGACCGGGCGGGAGACCCGCCTCACCCGGGGGCGGCACGCCCGGCTGGCCGCCCCCGCCCCCGACGGCTGCGTCTATTTTGTGCGCGACCGCGCCGGCGAAGCCGCGGTGTTGCAGCGCTGGTGCGGCGGGCGGCCGGAGGAGGTGTGGCGGGCGCCGGAGGGCGAGCACCCGGTCGGCCTGGCGCTGAGCCCCGGCGGAAGGGTGGCCCTGGCCGTGGCCCACGGCGGGCGGGTGGACCTGGCCCTGCTCGAGAGCGGCCGGCTGCGTTACCTGGCGGCGGGTCGGCTCGACATCGAACCGCCCGCGCGCCCGCCCGACCCCTGCGCGGGAGCGGGCGCGGAGCTGGGGACGGGCTACCGGCGGGACCGCTACCAGCACCTCCAACCCACCTGGGACGGCGAGGGGGCGTTGCTCTTCCTCGGCGACGAGGGCGGGGTTTTCGACCTCTATCGGCTCGAGCTGGGCGATGGGCGGGTGACCCGGCTCAGCGCCGCCCTGGGCGGAGTCGTAGGGGCCGCGGCGCAGCAGGGCGCCTACCTGGCGGCCGAGCTGGACGGCCGGGGCTACGGCATCTACCCGCTGGCGCCGCTGGACGAGCCCGTGGGCCCCGCGGCTCCGGACGCGGGTCCGGGGGGCGGCGGGCCGTGTTCCGCCACGATGCCCGCGGACTGGCGGCCGCCCGAACGCCCCCTGGAGCGCGCCCCTTACCGGCCCTGGTCCAGCCTGAAGCCCTACGGCTGGCTGCCCACCGGCCTCGCCCCCGCCCCGAACCCGCCCTACCTGGGCCTGGAGCTGAGCCTCTACGGTCTCGACGACACGGGGGTCTACGGCTACCGGGCGGCGCTCGGCTACGACCCGGCGCTCGCGGGAAGCCCCTACGGCGCCTACGCCTACCTGGAGGCCGGCGCAGGGGCGGGCGTGGATCTGGCCGGGCGTACCGCGCCCCTGGGGTTCACGATCCGCGGCGGGGCCTGGCCTTCCCGCGGTGAGGTGGTCTTCGGGGTGATGCCGGGGCTGGCGAGCCGCGGTTACTGGGACCGCTGGAACTGGTGGGCGCGCCTCGAGGCGGGGCCCGTCTGGAGTGCGGCTTCGGGATGGCGGCTGAGCTACGGTGGGTCCCTGCGGGCGGGCCGCGAAGGCCGCGACCCCTGGGGCTACCTCACCGGCGGCGGCTACGGCGGTGTCTACGGGGGGCCGGGTTCCGCCTGGGGCCTCGCGGGCGCGGCCTGGAAGTGGGGCGGGGGGAACCTGGCGCTCGAGGCGCGGCTGGCGGGCGGCGCGGGCACGCCGCTGCCGCTGGGCCCGGGCGTGGTGGGCGACGCGGTGGCGCTTGAGGCGCGGCTGCGCTACTGGACCCGGCCGCGCTGGCGCACAGGGGACGGCTGGCTGGCGCTCGAGCGCCTTACCTTCGCCCCGGCCGCCCACGGGCGCTACGACCCGGCCGCGGGCGCGCTGGGCTACGGCGCCGACCTTGGTGTCTACGCGGACGCGGTGCTGTTCTACGCCTTGCCGCTGCCGCTGGGCCTGCGCGGCGGCTGGGACGGCGGCTGGTGGTGGCGGCTGGAGCTGGGGCCCTGGTAG
- a CDS encoding ABC transporter ATP-binding protein has translation MKLLRVVDVSKRFDGQPVVRHLRFELEPGEILAVLGPSGSGKTTMLRLIAGFERVDRGEVWLQEKQLSGSGRHVPPEARGIGFVFQDYALFPHLDVLGNVTFGLTRLGAAERRRRAEEVLDLVGLKLFRRRRPHELSGGQQQRVALARALAPEPRLILLDEPFSSLDAGLRESTRDDVRAILKQAGIGAVLVTHDQEEALSFADRVAVVRDGAIEQLGPPEEVYHSPTTPFVASFLGHTNLIPGQARGRVADTPLGTLPISKEAQGRVLLSLRPEHLELLPPGHAGLEGSIVKRGFKGHDLTFEVATPQGRFRVQTDYRAPWGVGDEVVVRPREAAVVLDSSPSATASV, from the coding sequence ATGAAACTTCTGCGCGTCGTCGACGTGAGCAAACGTTTCGACGGTCAGCCGGTGGTGCGCCACCTGCGGTTCGAGCTCGAGCCGGGCGAGATCCTGGCCGTCCTCGGACCTTCGGGTAGCGGCAAGACCACCATGCTCCGTCTCATCGCGGGCTTCGAGCGGGTGGACCGGGGGGAGGTCTGGCTGCAGGAAAAGCAGTTGAGCGGCTCCGGCCGGCACGTTCCGCCCGAGGCGCGCGGGATCGGATTCGTCTTTCAGGACTACGCACTCTTCCCCCACCTCGACGTACTCGGGAACGTCACCTTCGGTCTGACGCGGCTCGGCGCCGCCGAGCGCCGCCGGCGCGCCGAAGAGGTGCTCGATCTGGTCGGGTTGAAGCTGTTCCGCCGCCGTCGCCCGCACGAGCTATCCGGCGGCCAGCAGCAACGGGTGGCCCTGGCGCGGGCGCTGGCCCCCGAGCCCAGGCTCATCCTCCTCGACGAACCCTTCTCCAGCCTCGACGCCGGGCTGCGCGAGAGCACGCGCGACGACGTGCGCGCGATCCTCAAGCAAGCCGGCATCGGGGCCGTCCTGGTCACCCACGACCAGGAAGAGGCGCTCTCCTTTGCCGACCGCGTCGCCGTCGTCCGTGACGGCGCGATCGAACAGCTGGGGCCTCCCGAGGAGGTGTACCACTCCCCCACCACGCCTTTTGTGGCCAGCTTTCTGGGACACACCAACCTGATCCCGGGCCAGGCCCGGGGAAGGGTCGCCGACACGCCCCTGGGAACGCTACCCATCAGCAAAGAAGCGCAGGGCCGCGTGCTCCTCTCGCTCCGCCCCGAACACCTCGAGCTCCTGCCCCCCGGACACGCAGGACTCGAGGGAAGCATCGTCAAGCGCGGCTTCAAAGGCCACGACCTGACCTTCGAGGTGGCGACCCCGCAGGGCCGCTTCAGGGTGCAAACCGATTACCGGGCCCCCTGGGGGGTTGGCGACGAGGTGGTCGTCCGCCCCCGGGAGGCTGCGGTGGTGCTGGACTCGAGCCCGTCCGCTACCGCTTCCGTCTGA
- a CDS encoding ABC transporter permease, with product MKRAPFYLLLPGFVTLAAVGVPLAYLVLRALEADPQTLAGVVFRPRNFALLASTLQLTVGVLVVALLLALPLAWLTTRTDLPAGRLASLIGVLPLAVPGYVTAYALLSLGGPYGLGARVLGVPLPHLNGYLGALIALSLYTYPYFYMNLRSAFLRLDPALEEAARALGHPPLSVFRRVVLPQLVPAFTAGGLLVALHVFADFGVVSLMRYPTFSYAIYLQYSTAYDRVGAAWLALWLLTLTATLLFFEARVARDAAARTQKRPPPKLRLGRLRPLAQAYLVGLYTLSVGLPLSALLYWARAGFARIERADLLEALARSVLASAPAAVFALALALPLAYLGVRYARGAARTLERAAYLGYAVPPLVLALALVFFTLKAVPWLYQTLFVLVYAYTFHFLAEALSPLRAALSQVPAAVEEAARALGSRTPAVFVRILLPLLRPGLASGGILVFLSTLKELPLTLLLAPIGYDTLAINVWSYTQEAMFAEAAPYALTLLAGGAVFAGLLLGSEGGRR from the coding sequence ATGAAGCGCGCGCCCTTCTACCTGCTGCTGCCGGGTTTCGTCACCCTGGCCGCCGTGGGCGTTCCCCTCGCCTACCTGGTGCTCCGGGCCCTGGAAGCCGACCCGCAGACGCTCGCCGGGGTCGTCTTCCGGCCCCGGAACTTTGCGCTGCTCGCCAGCACCCTGCAGCTCACCGTCGGCGTGCTGGTCGTCGCCTTGCTGCTGGCCCTCCCCCTCGCCTGGCTCACCACCCGCACCGACCTGCCGGCGGGGCGGCTGGCCTCCCTCATCGGCGTGCTGCCCCTGGCGGTGCCGGGCTACGTCACCGCCTACGCACTGCTTTCGCTCGGAGGGCCTTACGGCCTCGGCGCCCGGGTTCTGGGCGTGCCCCTGCCCCACCTCAACGGTTATCTGGGGGCGTTGATCGCGCTTTCGCTCTACACCTACCCGTACTTCTATATGAACCTACGCAGCGCCTTCCTGCGTCTCGACCCCGCGCTCGAAGAGGCCGCCCGCGCCCTCGGCCACCCGCCGCTCAGCGTCTTCCGGCGCGTGGTGCTGCCCCAGCTGGTGCCGGCCTTTACCGCGGGCGGTCTGCTCGTCGCCCTGCACGTCTTCGCGGACTTCGGCGTGGTGAGCCTGATGCGCTACCCTACGTTCAGCTACGCCATCTACCTGCAGTACAGCACCGCCTACGACCGCGTCGGCGCCGCATGGCTGGCGCTTTGGCTGCTTACCCTCACGGCTACGCTGCTCTTCTTCGAAGCCCGGGTCGCGCGCGACGCCGCGGCGCGGACGCAGAAACGACCGCCGCCTAAGCTTCGCCTTGGTCGGCTGCGCCCCCTCGCCCAGGCCTACCTGGTCGGGCTTTACACGCTCAGCGTGGGGCTCCCGCTCTCGGCGCTGCTCTACTGGGCGCGCGCGGGTTTTGCGCGCATCGAGCGGGCGGACCTTCTCGAGGCGCTGGCCCGGTCCGTGCTCGCCAGCGCGCCCGCGGCCGTCTTCGCCCTCGCCCTGGCCCTTCCCCTGGCCTACCTGGGGGTTCGCTACGCCCGCGGTGCGGCCCGCACGCTGGAACGCGCCGCCTACCTGGGCTACGCCGTACCGCCGCTGGTCCTGGCCCTGGCCCTCGTTTTCTTCACGCTCAAGGCCGTGCCCTGGCTCTACCAGACCCTCTTCGTCCTGGTCTATGCCTACACCTTCCACTTCCTGGCGGAGGCGTTGAGCCCGCTGCGCGCGGCGCTCAGCCAGGTCCCGGCCGCCGTGGAGGAGGCGGCCCGCGCCCTCGGCTCGCGGACCCCCGCCGTCTTCGTCCGAATCCTCCTGCCGTTGCTGCGTCCGGGGCTCGCTAGCGGCGGCATTCTGGTCTTTCTCTCGACCCTGAAGGAACTGCCCCTCACGCTGCTCCTGGCGCCGATCGGATACGACACCCTGGCGATCAACGTATGGAGCTACACCCAGGAAGCCATGTTTGCGGAAGCCGCGCCCTATGCGCTTACGCTTCTCGCCGGCGGGGCGGTCTTCGCGGGCCTGCTCCTGGGTAGCGAAGGAGGGCGACGATGA
- a CDS encoding iron ABC transporter substrate-binding protein → MRRLYGLLWLLLAFSLPAMAQPLVIYSGRSKALVEPLVKRFEAKTGVRVKVRYGKDAQLLAVLQEEGARSPADLFWANTSGALSEAARRDLLARLPDDLLQLPARFVPQDGRWVPVTVRFRVLAYNPERVDPGTLPRSVLDLPGVESLKGRIGWTPAYSSFQDFVTALRKLEGDPAARAWLEGMKALQPKAYASNTPMLLALASGEIDVALTNHYYVYRLQRGGAEGEYEGPEEEEEEEENEASPAVRDLPLDMYHFAPGDVGNLALVTGAGVLQRSKNRDLALAFLRYLLSSDAQEYTAESVYEYPVVSGVRTPDFMLPVREALELSPEPDFGRLEDLNGTLNLLRELDLL, encoded by the coding sequence ATGCGAAGACTTTACGGACTCTTGTGGTTGCTCCTGGCGTTCAGCCTGCCCGCTATGGCCCAGCCGCTGGTGATCTATTCGGGGCGTTCGAAGGCCCTGGTCGAGCCGCTGGTCAAGCGGTTCGAAGCCAAGACCGGGGTCAGGGTCAAGGTACGTTACGGAAAAGACGCCCAGCTGCTGGCCGTCCTGCAAGAAGAGGGGGCACGCAGCCCCGCCGATCTTTTCTGGGCCAACACCTCCGGCGCCCTCAGCGAAGCCGCGCGCCGGGACCTGCTGGCGCGCCTGCCCGACGATCTGCTGCAGCTGCCCGCCCGCTTCGTACCCCAAGACGGCCGGTGGGTCCCCGTCACCGTTCGTTTCCGGGTGCTCGCGTACAACCCCGAGCGGGTGGATCCCGGAACGCTGCCGCGCTCGGTGCTCGACCTTCCGGGCGTGGAAAGCCTCAAGGGGCGTATCGGCTGGACGCCGGCGTACTCGAGCTTCCAGGACTTCGTCACCGCGCTGCGGAAGCTGGAAGGCGACCCGGCCGCCCGCGCCTGGTTGGAGGGCATGAAAGCCCTGCAGCCCAAGGCCTACGCCTCCAACACCCCCATGCTCCTGGCCCTGGCGTCCGGGGAAATCGACGTCGCCCTCACCAACCACTACTACGTCTACAGGCTCCAGCGCGGCGGGGCCGAAGGCGAATACGAAGGACCGGAGGAGGAAGAGGAAGAAGAGGAAAACGAGGCGTCGCCCGCAGTCCGCGACCTACCGCTCGACATGTACCACTTCGCTCCGGGCGACGTGGGCAACCTGGCCCTCGTCACCGGCGCAGGCGTCCTCCAGCGCAGCAAGAACCGCGACCTGGCCCTCGCCTTCCTCCGCTACCTGCTTTCGAGCGACGCGCAGGAATACACCGCGGAGTCGGTCTACGAGTATCCGGTCGTCTCCGGGGTGCGCACCCCGGACTTCATGCTGCCCGTCCGCGAGGCACTGGAGCTGAGCCCGGAGCCCGACTTCGGCCGGCTCGAGGACCTGAACGGCACCCTCAACCTGCTAAGAGAGCTCGACCTGCTCTAG
- a CDS encoding FAD-binding oxidoreductase, whose amino-acid sequence MVNRLIETLTADKVSARPSDLEAHGRDEGYPETALPEAVVFAESPEDVSRTLQLARELGYAVIPFGAGTSIEGALVPVKPTISLDLGRMNRILEVRPGDFLAVVEAGVTRKQLNERLRREGLFFPVDPGADASLGGMAATNASGTTTVRYGGMRRNVLALEAVMASGEVVRFGRPVQKSSSGYDLKDLLIGSEGTLGVITKLWLRLSPLPAEVHTVRVYFENVGAAAEGAFALMGAGLPVARLELVDERAVAAVNRHLGRNYPERPLLLVEFHSSTPEAVQAESAFAEELLREAGATGFDAARTPEERTAQWEARHQAYWALVHTFPGRHYMITDTAVPLSEMPGMVRYAQELMDELGLEGNILGHVGDGNFHTIVAARPGDEYARAEAFSARLVERALELGGTATGEHGVGLRKRKYMAREHGPALGWMRRVKAAFDPENVLNPGKVLPE is encoded by the coding sequence ATGGTGAACCGCCTCATCGAAACCCTGACGGCGGACAAGGTCAGCGCCCGCCCCTCCGACCTCGAAGCCCACGGCCGCGACGAGGGCTACCCCGAAACCGCCCTGCCCGAGGCGGTCGTCTTCGCTGAAAGCCCCGAGGACGTGAGCCGGACCCTGCAGCTGGCGCGCGAACTCGGCTACGCGGTCATCCCCTTCGGCGCGGGCACGAGCATCGAGGGGGCGCTCGTTCCGGTAAAGCCGACGATCAGCCTCGACCTCGGCCGCATGAACCGGATCCTCGAGGTGCGCCCGGGCGACTTCCTGGCCGTGGTCGAGGCCGGGGTGACGCGCAAGCAGCTGAACGAGCGGCTGCGCCGCGAGGGGCTCTTCTTCCCGGTCGACCCGGGGGCCGACGCCAGCCTGGGCGGCATGGCCGCCACCAACGCCTCGGGCACCACCACGGTGCGCTACGGCGGCATGCGGCGGAACGTGCTGGCGCTGGAGGCGGTGATGGCCAGCGGCGAGGTGGTGCGCTTCGGCCGGCCGGTGCAGAAGAGCTCGAGCGGCTACGACCTCAAGGACCTGCTCATCGGCAGCGAGGGCACGCTGGGCGTCATCACCAAGCTGTGGCTCCGGCTTTCGCCCCTGCCCGCCGAGGTGCACACCGTGCGCGTCTACTTCGAGAACGTGGGCGCCGCGGCCGAGGGGGCCTTCGCGCTCATGGGCGCGGGGCTGCCGGTGGCGCGGCTGGAGCTGGTGGACGAACGCGCCGTCGCCGCGGTGAACCGCCACCTGGGCCGCAACTACCCCGAGCGGCCGCTGCTGCTGGTGGAGTTCCACTCCTCCACCCCCGAGGCCGTCCAGGCCGAGAGCGCCTTCGCCGAGGAACTCCTGCGCGAGGCCGGGGCCACCGGCTTCGACGCCGCCCGTACGCCCGAGGAGCGCACCGCCCAGTGGGAGGCGCGCCATCAGGCCTACTGGGCCCTGGTGCACACCTTCCCCGGACGGCACTACATGATCACCGACACCGCGGTGCCGCTTTCGGAGATGCCGGGGATGGTGCGCTACGCCCAGGAGCTGATGGACGAGCTGGGGCTCGAGGGCAACATCCTGGGCCACGTGGGCGACGGCAACTTCCACACCATCGTGGCCGCCCGTCCCGGCGACGAGTACGCCCGCGCCGAGGCCTTCAGCGCCCGGCTGGTGGAGCGGGCGCTCGAGCTGGGGGGCACGGCCACCGGCGAGCACGGCGTGGGGCTGCGCAAGCGAAAGTACATGGCCCGCGAGCACGGCCCGGCGCTCGGTTGGATGCGCCGCGTCAAGGCCGCCTTCGACCCCGAAAACGTACTCAACCCCGGCAAGGTGCTGCCGGAGTAG